A genomic segment from Gemmatimonadota bacterium encodes:
- a CDS encoding biotin--[acetyl-CoA-carboxylase] ligase — protein sequence MPELVRVADVASTMEAAHALAQQGAAHGTAVVAERQSAGRGTRGRQWSAEAGGLWLSVVARPTRTDALEALSLRIGLVLTALLERTFPSLPLISLKWPNDLILDERKLAGILCEARWAGSVCQWVVIGVGLNVTNPLEDSLTFGATRLADWVANADAATLASPCATAVATAARAAGPLTSAELNAFAARDYLTGRRVSDPVAGTAEGITAAGALRVRTDSGPVREILGGVVTTPG from the coding sequence GTGCCCGAGTTGGTTCGCGTCGCAGATGTGGCGAGTACGATGGAAGCGGCGCACGCGCTGGCGCAGCAAGGCGCGGCGCATGGAACCGCCGTGGTGGCCGAGCGGCAGAGCGCCGGGCGCGGTACCCGCGGGCGTCAGTGGTCCGCGGAGGCAGGGGGGCTCTGGCTCTCGGTGGTCGCCCGACCGACGCGCACCGATGCCCTCGAAGCGCTTTCGCTTCGCATCGGACTGGTGCTCACGGCGTTGCTCGAGCGCACCTTTCCGTCGCTCCCGCTCATTTCGCTCAAGTGGCCGAACGACCTGATCCTCGACGAGCGGAAACTCGCCGGCATTCTCTGTGAGGCGCGCTGGGCCGGCTCGGTCTGCCAGTGGGTCGTGATCGGGGTCGGCCTGAACGTCACCAATCCGCTCGAGGATTCGCTCACCTTTGGCGCCACCCGGCTCGCTGACTGGGTTGCGAATGCCGACGCCGCAACGCTCGCCTCGCCCTGTGCAACGGCTGTCGCAACCGCCGCCCGTGCCGCCGGGCCATTGACCTCGGCCGAACTCAACGCCTTCGCGGCTCGAGACTATCTGACTGGTCGGCGGGTCTCCGATCCGGTTGCCGGCACGGCCGAAGGAATCACCGCCGCAGGGGCCTTGCGGGTCCGTACCGACTCCGGCCCGGTCAGGGAAATCCTGGGCGGGGTGGTCACCACGCCCGGTTGA
- a CDS encoding type III pantothenate kinase — protein MLLALDIGNTEVTVGLFAGSELRGHWRLTTAADRTPDEWAVALEAFLVRAGHSPAEIRAACIASVAPGVTQALVQAVRISVTSIVGLVEPAAALPLVLDVDEPLSVGADRIANVLAALALHPGDSIVVDFGTATTFDCVTADRRFIGGSIMPGLRTSAEQLVRKAAKLTATELLPPARAIGRRTDEHIRGGVLFGAADAVDGMVRRIRAEWPGGARPKVVATGGLAALIAPLTSSIEIVDPDLTLHGLRVAAVALGLVQ, from the coding sequence ATGCTTCTTGCCCTGGATATCGGGAACACCGAGGTCACGGTCGGGCTCTTCGCCGGCAGTGAGCTCCGCGGCCACTGGCGGCTCACCACTGCGGCCGATCGGACGCCCGACGAATGGGCTGTCGCGCTCGAGGCCTTTCTGGTGCGGGCAGGGCACTCGCCGGCCGAGATCCGGGCGGCCTGCATCGCGTCGGTGGCCCCGGGAGTAACCCAGGCACTGGTTCAGGCGGTACGGATTTCGGTGACCTCTATCGTCGGGCTGGTCGAGCCCGCCGCGGCACTTCCGCTTGTCCTCGACGTCGATGAGCCGCTCTCGGTTGGTGCCGACCGCATCGCGAACGTGCTCGCCGCACTCGCACTGCATCCTGGCGATAGCATCGTGGTCGACTTCGGCACTGCAACGACCTTCGATTGCGTGACTGCGGACCGACGCTTCATCGGCGGTTCCATCATGCCGGGGTTACGGACCTCAGCAGAGCAGCTGGTGCGGAAGGCCGCCAAGCTCACCGCCACCGAACTCCTGCCACCCGCCCGCGCGATCGGGCGACGGACAGACGAGCACATCCGCGGCGGCGTGCTCTTCGGCGCTGCCGATGCTGTCGACGGAATGGTGCGACGCATTCGCGCCGAGTGGCCGGGCGGCGCGCGCCCCAAGGTCGTTGCGACGGGCGGGCTCGCTGCGCTGATTGCGCCACTTACGTCGAGCATCGAGATCGTGGATCCCGACCTCACGCTGCACGGCCTGCGGGTCGCCGCCGTCGCGC